TCCCGGACACGACCACATCCGTTACACCCATCACCATCGCGCCGGTAATGTTGTATTCCCCTGTGTTGGTAGTGACCTTCGATCCATTGATATACATGCAATGGACCCCGTACCGCAGATAAGAAAGCTTGTTCTGATCCACCACCGTATTGCGGCTGTTCTCCAGATAGATACCATCCCGCAGGTAAGCGATGTTGTTGCCCCGGATCACAGCGCCGTGAGAGTTATAGAGATCGATCCCGTTGCCTCTCGTTCCCGGTGCTTCTCCCTTGGGAATGAACCAGCTTATCTTATTATCCGAGATCACCCCGCCATCGGCTTCACGCAGCAGTATTCCGTACCCTGCCGAAAGAATCACCAGCCCCTTCAGGGTGACCCTGTCTGCTTCAACGCGCACCGCTGCCGCTTCCCCGTCATTATTCTGCTGAATCTTCAGGTTCTCAAGCCTTACACCGTCTGACGCGATCAGCACCGCAGCCTGTTCGTCCTTATCCGTATGCAGCAGAATCGCCTTGCCGTTACCGTTAATCGTCACTTGCTTATCCAGCCGGACCGGACCGGAATAGGTTCCCGGAGCCAGGGTGATGAGATCTCCCTCACGGGCTGAATCAATGATGGGCTGGAGCGGAAGAGCTCCGGCGCTAATGTCTGCGCTTACAACGCGTCCATGATTGAAGGAGAAGAAGATCAGGCTTGCAATCATTAAGACAAGAACCCTGATGCCGATGGAGCAGTTATACCTTTTCTGTACAAGCATTGTTCACCCCCACTGTAGGATGGTTTCTAGTGCAAACCCGCATTAAGTGTAAATAAAAGGAATTGAAGTGCCTATAGCCCGAACTGGCTATACCGGCTGGAGTCTGTGACCATTTTGTGATTTATATCATATCCTCTGTTCTATGAACATTCGAAAAAGACACTCTTTATTTAAAGAGTGCCCATTTCCAGCTAATATAGAAGCCTTTACATGCTGCAAGACTAATCTTTTATGCGGGTGGACGGTTGAAGCTGCCGAATGAGCAATATTCCGTCATATTGTTCGCGCGGGATCATTTTCTCATCCAAAACTCCCCATGCCTTCGCTGTACGCGGGGTGTACATCCATTCCGTGGACGCGCTTAACGTGGTGTCTCTTAAGTTGATAAACTGCGCAGCGCCTGCACCTGCACCCATAATCTCTTCAAGACTTCCCTTGTCATGCGGCATAACCTGCTCCACCTTACCGTTGTTCTTATGCGCACTTCCTTCATAAGCATACAATCCGATCACATAGCCATCCTTCTTCAAGGGCCAAGGCAGCATCTCCCCCATTGTAGGATAGGGTGTGTGATCATAACCGAAGCCATTGTGCTCAGTAATCATCGTAGAATTGTTTTTACGGATATGGTAGTTGTGTCCCCACAGAATGAGCTTTTCTCCCGGATACATTGTGTTAGCAAGCCATGCTACATTCCCAGCCATTACGCGGTCCCGCTGATAGCTCCCCTGCTTCACCTGATTCTCCTGGTCTACACCCGCCAGCAGCTTAACAATATGAGGATGGTAATACTCCAGCATATCTATCCGGTTCTGAAGCACACGCTCAAGGGTCTGGACCAGCTTGGACTGATTAGGATGAACTGTGCTTAATGCTGCTGCATGATCCTTCACGAAGGTCTGGAAAATCATATATTTGCGCTTGATTGCCTCCTTCTGGGCGGTATACTCTCCGATATCATCAATCATATTAAGCTTCACATACCATTCTTCCGTCTGGGCAAATGCTTGGGCTTTGGCAGCATCCACCCCGGAGAACCATTGTTCAACAAATGTAATGAAAGAATCGGTAACGGCTTGGGAGTCAAATCCGGTCAGTATGAGCGGATGATCTGTACGGTTCTGCTCCGCTATGTACTCGAACAACGGCAGATTCTCTTCCACCTGCCATACGCCGTAGACGGAATTCTCCATCAGCTGTTGCGGCTTTAGCACCTTAACCTGTGTATATGCTGCGGCTGCATCCGCCAGATTGGACTCGAAGGCGATGACGTTATAGTTCAGCTTTTCATGCAGATACTTAATTAGCCTTACCTTCACCAAATTATATTCGGCTGCCCCATGCGAGGCCTCGCCCAAGCTCACGATCCGTTTATCCGCCAGAATCGGCTGAAGAAACGCCAGGTCGGAATAGGTGTCGCCCTGCTCCGGCTTAATGGTTGTAATGGTGTTCGCAGTGGCCCGGATGCTGTCCTTCCAGGCGGCTTCTGCGGACAACATGCTTCTAACGTCAGTTCCCGGCACTCCTTCTGCATGTACAGTTCCCCTGACGGCCATTAGAGTAATACT
The sequence above is a segment of the Paenibacillus sp. FSL R7-0204 genome. Coding sequences within it:
- a CDS encoding right-handed parallel beta-helix repeat-containing protein, whose translation is MLVQKRYNCSIGIRVLVLMIASLIFFSFNHGRVVSADISAGALPLQPIIDSAREGDLITLAPGTYSGPVRLDKQVTINGNGKAILLHTDKDEQAAVLIASDGVRLENLKIQQNNDGEAAAVRVEADRVTLKGLVILSAGYGILLREADGGVISDNKISWFIPKGEAPGTRGNGIDLYNSHGAVIRGNNIAYLRDGIYLENSRNTVVDQNKLSYLRYGVHCMYINGSKVTTNTGEYNITGAMVMGVTDVVVSGNSFRKQSRNVHSQGILLYDVRNSEIMNNRVEGNRVGIYMQQSSDNKLQQNLVLRNYIGVLFENAEGNRFERNGFVANVIEAQATGSRDNEMNGNYWDAFGGLDLTGDGVSDLKYAINPFYQQLVAGNAAYQLFFQSPGMTFLSDMYTGGSAGWSTDSAPLMQLEAGTVSPDQAAGGQGTVMVAGWLLLFLSVITIIYLGVLRL
- a CDS encoding erythromycin esterase family protein, coding for MNPLLQKAVLSAVLCSITLMAVRGTVHAEGVPGTDVRSMLSAEAAWKDSIRATANTITTIKPEQGDTYSDLAFLQPILADKRIVSLGEASHGAAEYNLVKVRLIKYLHEKLNYNVIAFESNLADAAAAYTQVKVLKPQQLMENSVYGVWQVEENLPLFEYIAEQNRTDHPLILTGFDSQAVTDSFITFVEQWFSGVDAAKAQAFAQTEEWYVKLNMIDDIGEYTAQKEAIKRKYMIFQTFVKDHAAALSTVHPNQSKLVQTLERVLQNRIDMLEYYHPHIVKLLAGVDQENQVKQGSYQRDRVMAGNVAWLANTMYPGEKLILWGHNYHIRKNNSTMITEHNGFGYDHTPYPTMGEMLPWPLKKDGYVIGLYAYEGSAHKNNGKVEQVMPHDKGSLEEIMGAGAGAAQFINLRDTTLSASTEWMYTPRTAKAWGVLDEKMIPREQYDGILLIRQLQPSTRIKD